From Chloroflexota bacterium, the proteins below share one genomic window:
- a CDS encoding nucleotidyltransferase domain-containing protein, protein MTSAQQTTEQAISEMARRIVERFDPLQIILFGSQARGDARADSDVDLLVVLTQVNDRRDTAVAIRRALRGSGVAKDIVLATPEEIDERGRLIGTVLESALREGRVVYERPSAA, encoded by the coding sequence ATGACGTCGGCGCAGCAGACCACCGAGCAGGCAATCAGTGAGATGGCCCGGCGGATTGTCGAGCGATTCGACCCGCTCCAGATCATCCTGTTCGGCTCGCAGGCCCGGGGTGACGCTCGTGCGGACAGCGACGTTGATCTCCTGGTGGTGCTGACACAGGTCAACGACCGGCGCGACACGGCTGTTGCAATACGGCGCGCACTTCGCGGGTCGGGCGTCGCCAAGGATATCGTGCTAGCGACGCCTGAGGAGATTGATGAGCGGGGCCGCCTCATCGGCACGGTCCTGGAATCTGCGCTTCGGGAAGGCCGTGTGGTTTACGAAAGACCGTCCGCAGCGTGA
- a CDS encoding HEPN domain-containing protein: MTTSLPADEAKRWLAFARDDLAVAEESTRSSLIAPHIGCYHAQQAVEKSLKSIFVFLQVRFPFRHDLDELRDHLPPGWQVVNAHADLSMLTQWAVEGQYPGNWPEATDADARAAARQARAVWHTVLDDLDRHGLDVSAFR; the protein is encoded by the coding sequence GTGACCACCAGTCTCCCCGCTGACGAAGCGAAACGCTGGCTGGCTTTCGCCCGCGACGACCTTGCCGTTGCCGAGGAATCCACGAGGTCAAGCCTGATTGCCCCACATATCGGCTGCTACCACGCCCAGCAAGCTGTCGAGAAGTCCCTCAAGTCGATCTTCGTCTTCCTGCAAGTGCGCTTCCCGTTCCGCCACGATCTTGACGAATTGCGAGATCACCTCCCGCCTGGGTGGCAGGTCGTAAACGCACACGCCGATCTGTCGATGCTGACCCAATGGGCAGTCGAGGGACAATATCCCGGCAACTGGCCCGAAGCTACCGACGCCGATGCACGCGCGGCAGCGCGTCAAGCTCGGGCCGTCTGGCACACCGTCCTGGACGACCTCGATCGGCACGGACTGGATGTCAGCGCCTTCCGCTGA
- a CDS encoding EAL domain-containing response regulator, with amino-acid sequence MTANRLLILEDDPRILDLVVAAGEAARYAVTPTEAISQFRQAFEAAAPSLIVIDLQSQAGLGSDLLLYLQRIGCAVPIIVIGGADAQGIGAVRQAKDLTGLTILGTLAKPFPSGALAALLEIRREPDLDEWAAEIHAALEAGQLGVHYLPIAEFATGNIVGFEALARWFHPRRGLISPGRFIPLAEATGQIVPLTDYVLARAVENCAAWAVAGHELSVSVNVAATSLTSTHLLDGVSRLLAEHGVPARSLTLEVSESAAMRQPELTSEILARLQQRGVRLALDDFGTGYTNLKVLSQIPFDMLKIDRSFVTDVSTSRQNQVIVRAIAALAGSLGHAMVAEGVETAACWRWLAENGVQQCQGFVLARPMPSDRVLDWLAGYKPPV; translated from the coding sequence ATGACCGCGAACCGCCTGCTGATCCTGGAAGACGATCCGCGCATACTCGATCTGGTGGTTGCCGCCGGCGAGGCTGCCCGCTACGCCGTCACGCCGACCGAGGCGATCAGCCAGTTTCGGCAGGCGTTCGAGGCCGCCGCTCCGTCGCTCATCGTGATCGACCTGCAGTCGCAGGCTGGCCTCGGCAGCGATCTCCTCCTCTATCTGCAGCGGATCGGCTGCGCGGTCCCGATCATCGTCATCGGCGGCGCGGATGCGCAGGGGATCGGCGCGGTGCGGCAGGCCAAGGATCTGACCGGCCTGACGATCCTGGGGACGCTCGCGAAGCCGTTCCCGTCGGGCGCGCTGGCGGCGCTGCTGGAGATCCGCCGCGAGCCGGATCTGGACGAGTGGGCGGCCGAGATCCACGCGGCGCTCGAGGCGGGGCAGCTCGGCGTGCACTATCTGCCCATCGCCGAGTTCGCGACGGGCAACATCGTCGGGTTCGAGGCGTTGGCGCGCTGGTTCCACCCACGACGCGGATTGATCAGCCCGGGCCGCTTCATCCCGCTGGCCGAAGCAACGGGCCAGATCGTGCCGTTGACGGACTACGTGCTGGCGCGGGCAGTCGAGAATTGCGCCGCCTGGGCCGTGGCCGGGCACGAGCTGTCGGTGTCCGTCAACGTGGCGGCGACCTCGCTGACAAGCACGCATTTGCTCGACGGCGTGAGCCGCCTGCTGGCGGAGCACGGGGTTCCGGCCCGCAGCCTGACGCTGGAGGTCTCCGAGAGCGCGGCGATGCGCCAGCCGGAGCTGACCTCCGAGATCCTGGCGCGGCTGCAGCAGCGGGGCGTGCGGCTGGCCCTTGACGACTTCGGCACTGGCTACACGAACTTGAAGGTGCTGAGTCAGATCCCGTTCGACATGCTCAAGATCGACCGCAGCTTCGTCACGGATGTCTCGACCAGCCGGCAGAACCAGGTCATCGTGCGGGCGATAGCCGCGCTGGCTGGCAGCCTGGGCCACGCGATGGTGGCGGAGGGCGTCGAGACGGCGGCCTGCTGGCGCTGGCTGGCCGAGAACGGGGTGCAGCAGTGCCAGGGGTTCGTGCTGGCCCGCCCGATGCCGTCAGACCGGGTGCTGGACTGGCTGGCAGGCTACAAGCCGCCCGTGTGA
- a CDS encoding maleylpyruvate isomerase family mycothiol-dependent enzyme has protein sequence MADVVRVREGLRLHRREGERFVADLEALTPEQWNLPTNCPPWLVRTLAAHVARQVESYTGYIKPGLRGERAEPESREARTNRMNEIAAWETPQIVRMLRETNEEFNQFFDGLTPAQLDVEGPHSHGMRSASWFVDMRLAEMAFHRLDLEHSLGQQAADLDPETARHLLPMLLELNVPAVVNRDKTGGEGTYVLAVADDPSAVWQLAFRPGSLRVTPGVADGDVRFTSDPAALAKLVYGRATWPALEQAGRLTVSGDRTAAERFHACFKGP, from the coding sequence ATGGCCGACGTCGTCCGCGTCCGCGAGGGGCTGCGACTGCACCGCCGCGAGGGTGAGCGGTTCGTCGCGGATCTCGAAGCGCTCACGCCCGAGCAGTGGAACCTGCCGACAAACTGCCCACCCTGGCTCGTCCGGACGCTGGCGGCGCACGTCGCCCGGCAGGTCGAGTCGTACACGGGGTACATCAAGCCCGGGCTGCGCGGCGAGAGGGCCGAACCGGAGTCACGCGAGGCCCGGACCAACCGGATGAACGAGATCGCCGCCTGGGAGACGCCGCAGATCGTCCGGATGCTGCGTGAGACGAATGAGGAGTTCAACCAGTTCTTCGACGGCCTGACGCCAGCGCAACTGGACGTGGAAGGGCCGCACTCGCACGGCATGCGGTCGGCGTCCTGGTTTGTGGACATGCGGCTGGCCGAGATGGCGTTCCACCGCCTCGATCTCGAACACTCGCTCGGCCAGCAGGCTGCCGACCTCGATCCTGAGACGGCCCGCCACCTGCTCCCGATGCTGCTCGAGCTGAACGTGCCCGCGGTAGTGAACCGCGACAAGACCGGCGGCGAGGGAACCTACGTGCTGGCCGTGGCGGATGATCCGTCAGCCGTCTGGCAGCTGGCGTTTCGGCCAGGGTCGCTGCGCGTCACACCCGGCGTGGCTGACGGCGACGTTCGCTTCACGAGCGATCCGGCCGCCCTCGCGAAGCTGGTGTACGGCCGGGCAACCTGGCCCGCGCTGGAGCAGGCCGGCCGCCTGACGGTCAGCGGGGACCGTACCGCCGCTGAGCGCTTCCACGCCTGTTTCAAAGGTCCCTAA
- a CDS encoding HDOD domain-containing protein — protein MSDAAPPDIFVARQPIFDTHSNLFGYELLFRSSTKNVFASTDQEQASASVIANSFFVFGIGSLAGNARAFINFTRTSLVEDYAFALPRESLVVEVLENVESDDEVIAACERLKAAGYMIALDDFDRRTDSGELVKYANIVKIDFAACGEQERAWYAQELSRYNVKLLAEKVETRADADEAKQLGYSYLQGYFFARPEILVSQQPPALRTVRMQIISELQKAEPNMRKVEELFRHDPDLSYKLLRHLNSPAFAFNSQIQSIWRAITILGERGMRAWTAVVILAGLGTDKPSELLVTSVTRARFCQLIGEDLRMRDQSENLFLMGLFSLIDAITNTSMEDALEAIPLSEDARTALLGGSNRLAQILELVRLYEQGKWTAADQLLYKLGLQRSHVPGLYREALAWGDMSRAAS, from the coding sequence ATGTCAGATGCCGCGCCTCCAGATATCTTCGTTGCTCGCCAGCCCATCTTCGACACGCACTCGAACCTGTTCGGCTACGAGCTTCTCTTCCGGTCGAGCACTAAGAACGTCTTTGCATCCACGGATCAAGAGCAGGCGTCGGCGTCCGTCATCGCGAACAGCTTCTTCGTGTTCGGCATCGGCTCGCTGGCCGGCAACGCGCGCGCCTTCATCAACTTCACGCGCACGTCGCTGGTCGAGGACTACGCGTTCGCCCTGCCGCGCGAGTCGCTGGTTGTCGAGGTGCTCGAAAACGTCGAGTCTGATGACGAGGTGATCGCGGCCTGCGAGCGGCTGAAGGCAGCCGGCTACATGATCGCCCTGGATGACTTCGACCGACGGACCGACTCGGGCGAGCTGGTGAAGTACGCCAACATCGTCAAGATCGACTTCGCCGCCTGCGGCGAGCAGGAGCGCGCCTGGTACGCCCAGGAGCTGTCTCGCTACAACGTCAAACTGCTGGCTGAGAAGGTCGAGACACGCGCCGACGCCGACGAGGCGAAACAGCTCGGCTACTCCTACTTGCAGGGGTACTTTTTCGCCCGGCCGGAGATCCTCGTCTCGCAGCAGCCGCCGGCCCTCCGCACCGTCCGGATGCAGATCATCAGCGAGCTACAGAAGGCCGAGCCCAACATGCGGAAGGTCGAGGAGCTGTTCCGCCACGATCCTGACCTCTCCTACAAGCTCTTGCGGCACCTGAACTCGCCCGCCTTCGCCTTCAACAGCCAGATTCAGTCGATCTGGCGCGCCATCACCATCCTCGGCGAGCGCGGCATGCGCGCCTGGACGGCGGTGGTGATCCTGGCCGGCCTCGGCACCGACAAACCGTCCGAGCTGCTGGTTACCTCGGTCACGCGGGCGCGCTTCTGCCAGTTGATCGGCGAAGACCTGCGCATGCGGGACCAGAGCGAGAACCTGTTCCTGATGGGCCTGTTCTCGCTGATCGACGCCATCACGAACACGTCGATGGAAGACGCGCTGGAAGCGATCCCACTGTCGGAGGACGCGCGCACGGCGCTGCTGGGTGGCTCAAACCGGCTGGCGCAGATCCTGGAGCTGGTGCGCCTCTACGAACAGGGCAAATGGACGGCGGCCGATCAACTGCTGTACAAGCTCGGACTGCAGCGGTCGCACGTCCCTGGCCTCTACCGCGAGGCGCTGGCCTGGGGCGACATGAGCCGCGCGGCCAGCTGA
- a CDS encoding GNAT family N-acetyltransferase, which yields MTDWFTQYEGGPPPLVLVGELVALGPAHRGLMPLLWKWENDLELSLLTGDPARPLTPEGVESVYERFSKAGPDHTGFAVYERATLRPIGTAGLVHINAAHRTAELGIGIGEHDCWGNGYGTEATRLLLDYAFTMLGLNNVMLRVFSYNERAIRAYLRAGFQEIGRRREAQRVGDRAYDVIFMDCLAADFDPLVRRERPLPDAEPEPALHDHLPETDPGIEDDLGL from the coding sequence ATGACGGACTGGTTCACGCAGTATGAGGGCGGGCCGCCGCCGCTGGTGCTGGTGGGCGAACTGGTGGCGCTGGGGCCGGCCCATCGCGGGCTGATGCCGCTGCTCTGGAAGTGGGAAAACGACCTGGAGCTGTCGCTGCTGACCGGCGACCCGGCCCGTCCGCTGACGCCCGAGGGTGTCGAATCCGTCTACGAGCGGTTCAGCAAGGCCGGCCCGGATCACACCGGCTTCGCCGTCTACGAGCGGGCGACGCTCCGCCCGATCGGCACGGCCGGACTGGTCCACATCAACGCGGCGCACCGGACGGCCGAGCTGGGCATCGGTATCGGCGAGCACGACTGCTGGGGCAATGGGTACGGGACCGAGGCGACGCGCCTGCTGCTGGACTACGCCTTCACGATGCTCGGGCTGAACAACGTGATGCTGCGGGTCTTCAGCTACAACGAGCGGGCCATCCGCGCCTACCTGCGGGCCGGGTTTCAGGAGATCGGGCGGCGGCGAGAGGCTCAGCGGGTGGGCGACCGCGCCTACGACGTGATCTTTATGGACTGCCTGGCGGCGGACTTCGATCCGCTGGTTCGCCGCGAGCGCCCCCTGCCGGACGCCGAGCCGGAGCCGGCCCTCCACGACCACCTGCCCGAGACCGACCCGGGCATCGAGGACGACCTCGGCCTGTAG
- a CDS encoding amidohydrolase family protein, which translates to MPAPTIKIEHARFALTLDAERRIVQDASILIEGQRIARVGKAADLADIGADRVIDGRRFVVTPGLYNGHMHISYAHAVRGIFPDDLANRLFHVFNLQTAMTEEEEYLTTQLGLLEVLQNGTTSLLDPGTTRFPDACFQAYQDSGIRVVWAEQVTDRPAPVKLPMWPADEAVARTAAFIDRWHGRLDGRMQAMAMAFSCETASAELLQGLKRLVDEKGVALTLHHQSGEAERARYQQEHGATPTEYLERLGVLGSNVLLAHVLGLNAAEVDAVARTGTSVVMCPTSAMKEAKGLHLNGNLPEFWAKGVNVAFGSDSANSSNHLDVVRSANLAALQYKDARRDLAMISAEAALEMATLSSAKAFGQGDTLGSIEAGKKADLVLFDTHRPEWQALFNPVNNLIYNADGRGVDTVIVDGRIVVQGGKQTWVDTDALYGKVQEIGESLQARTGITFPRSRWPIV; encoded by the coding sequence ATGCCCGCGCCGACCATCAAGATCGAGCATGCCCGCTTCGCGCTGACCCTCGACGCCGAGCGCCGCATCGTGCAGGACGCCTCGATCCTGATCGAGGGGCAGCGCATCGCGCGGGTCGGGAAAGCGGCCGACCTCGCCGACATCGGCGCGGATCGGGTGATCGACGGCCGGCGCTTCGTGGTGACGCCCGGCCTCTACAACGGGCACATGCACATCAGCTACGCCCACGCTGTGCGCGGCATCTTCCCGGACGACCTGGCCAACCGGCTGTTTCACGTCTTCAACCTCCAGACGGCCATGACCGAAGAAGAGGAGTACCTGACCACCCAGCTTGGCCTGCTGGAGGTGCTCCAGAACGGCACGACCAGCCTGCTGGATCCCGGCACCACCCGCTTCCCGGACGCCTGCTTCCAGGCGTACCAGGACAGCGGCATCCGGGTGGTCTGGGCCGAGCAGGTGACCGACCGGCCTGCCCCCGTCAAGCTCCCGATGTGGCCGGCCGACGAGGCCGTTGCGCGGACGGCGGCCTTCATCGACCGGTGGCACGGGCGGCTCGATGGGCGGATGCAGGCGATGGCGATGGCGTTCTCCTGCGAGACGGCCAGTGCTGAGCTGTTGCAGGGCTTGAAGCGGCTGGTGGACGAGAAGGGCGTGGCGCTGACGCTCCATCACCAGAGCGGTGAGGCCGAGCGTGCCCGTTACCAGCAGGAGCACGGCGCCACCCCCACCGAGTACCTCGAACGGCTGGGCGTGCTCGGGTCGAACGTGTTGCTGGCGCACGTGCTGGGGCTGAACGCCGCCGAGGTGGATGCCGTCGCGCGGACGGGGACCAGCGTCGTGATGTGCCCGACCAGCGCCATGAAGGAGGCCAAGGGCCTCCACCTGAACGGCAACCTGCCGGAGTTCTGGGCGAAGGGCGTCAACGTCGCGTTCGGCAGCGACTCGGCCAACAGCTCGAATCACCTGGACGTGGTCCGCTCGGCCAACCTCGCGGCCCTCCAGTACAAGGACGCCCGCCGCGACCTCGCGATGATCTCGGCCGAGGCGGCCCTGGAGATGGCGACCCTCAGCAGCGCGAAGGCGTTCGGCCAGGGCGACACGCTCGGTTCGATTGAGGCCGGCAAGAAGGCGGACCTCGTCCTGTTCGACACCCATCGGCCCGAGTGGCAGGCCCTGTTCAACCCCGTCAACAACCTGATCTATAACGCCGACGGCCGCGGCGTGGACACGGTGATCGTGGATGGCCGAATCGTGGTCCAGGGCGGCAAGCAGACCTGGGTGGATACCGACGCGCTCTACGGCAAGGTCCAGGAGATCGGGGAGAGCCTGCAGGCGCGGACGGGGATCACCTTCCCGCGCAGCCGCTGGCCCATCGTCTGA
- a CDS encoding cupin translates to MDSPPTFDPSGFSTAPNTRRITKPWGYEILLTPESSPYAAKLIHVEAGKRLSLQVHDQKIETQTLIEGKGFLVLESDDGELQDVWLEANVGYHIAIGQRHRLCAAPDQDVTVFEASTPEIGTTWRLDDDYRRPHETQEVRAADRA, encoded by the coding sequence ATGGATTCGCCCCCAACCTTCGACCCGAGCGGTTTCTCGACCGCCCCGAACACCCGACGCATCACGAAGCCGTGGGGGTACGAGATCCTGCTGACCCCCGAATCCTCGCCGTATGCGGCCAAGCTGATCCACGTGGAGGCCGGCAAGCGGCTGAGCCTGCAGGTGCATGACCAGAAGATCGAGACTCAGACGCTGATCGAGGGCAAGGGCTTCCTGGTGCTCGAAAGCGACGACGGCGAGCTGCAGGATGTCTGGCTCGAGGCGAACGTGGGCTACCACATCGCCATCGGTCAGCGGCACCGGCTGTGCGCCGCACCAGACCAGGACGTGACCGTCTTCGAGGCCTCGACGCCCGAGATCGGCACCACCTGGCGGCTGGACGACGACTACCGCCGCCCGCACGAGACACAAGAGGTCCGCGCCGCCGACCGGGCGTAA